A stretch of the Mycobacteroides immunogenum genome encodes the following:
- a CDS encoding SGNH/GDSL hydrolase family protein — MSILATRRRTIWAALSTGAAGAAMGTGLWGAYSFLNAQARQVRRVIPKTHDAPPVADGVYERGGGPVTKYTRGVQYDLHLAIFGDSTATGYGCHIPDEVPGVLLARGLAEESGKRVRLSTKAISGATSKGLAAQIDAMSIIGPPPDAAVMMIGANDVTSLNAVRASAQRLGDAVRRLRAAGSVVVVGTCPDFGVITAIPQPLRAVVRSRGLRLAHFQAAAVRATGGVPVPLADLLSPEFLQAPEEMFADDHYHPSAAGYALAARLLLPAVANALGEWTGGPIPDLPWVSAAAESQTMSARLRVLSRIWRRNVAEITAGVTEPADRADSLPVASLH, encoded by the coding sequence GTGAGCATCCTCGCCACGCGGAGACGGACGATCTGGGCGGCCCTGAGCACCGGGGCCGCGGGCGCGGCGATGGGTACCGGACTCTGGGGCGCGTACAGCTTCCTGAATGCGCAGGCCAGACAGGTTCGCCGGGTAATTCCGAAGACTCATGACGCTCCCCCGGTTGCCGACGGCGTCTATGAGCGTGGCGGCGGCCCCGTCACCAAATACACCCGCGGCGTGCAGTACGACCTGCATCTGGCGATCTTCGGCGACTCCACGGCTACCGGGTACGGCTGCCACATTCCCGACGAAGTGCCCGGTGTGCTGCTGGCACGCGGCTTGGCCGAAGAATCAGGCAAGCGAGTCCGCTTGTCCACCAAAGCGATATCGGGAGCGACGTCGAAGGGGCTGGCCGCACAGATCGACGCCATGTCGATCATCGGACCGCCCCCGGATGCCGCGGTCATGATGATCGGCGCGAACGACGTGACCTCGCTCAATGCGGTACGGGCCTCGGCGCAGCGCCTCGGCGACGCGGTGCGACGGCTGCGCGCGGCGGGATCGGTCGTGGTGGTGGGTACCTGTCCCGATTTCGGGGTGATCACTGCCATACCGCAGCCGCTGCGTGCGGTGGTGCGCTCGCGCGGGCTGCGTCTGGCACATTTCCAGGCCGCGGCGGTGCGGGCGACCGGCGGCGTGCCGGTGCCGCTTGCCGACCTGCTGTCCCCCGAGTTCCTCCAGGCGCCCGAGGAGATGTTCGCCGACGACCATTACCATCCCTCGGCCGCGGGATACGCGCTGGCAGCGCGGCTGCTGCTGCCGGCGGTGGCGAATGCTCTCGGGGAGTGGACGGGCGGGCCCATCCCAGATTTGCCGTGGGTGTCCGCGGCGGCGGAGTCGCAGACCATGAGTGCCCGGCTGCGGGTCCTGAGCCGGATCTGGCGGCGCAACGTCGCGGAGATCACCGCGGGCGTGACCGAGCCCGCAGACCGGGCCGA
- a CDS encoding alpha/beta hydrolase — MTAPKRAVQYGAPGSSPGTVNTLVRGLPLSDGAAVEVIEDAASLAGRLLGLGVRMTVRTVLQLGSHAPTLPYPFGLIEELGRVLVPPRGTVKATVTLPNTNARLIRAKGVGPADGIGRVVLYLHGGAFLVGGPNTHSAMVSTISEYADAPCLVVNYRMPPKASLDQAVDDCLDGYRWLRAQGYAADQIVLAGDSAGGFLSVAVAERLLAEDGEAPAALALISPLIELDPAPKVAHPNAKTDVMLPPNCFAALEQILTKAGGGIPPREIIDKVDSRMPQTLVHCSGSEVLLYDARLLGQRLAEQGVPVEIKIWPGQMHVFQVATKVVPEAKRSLAQIGQYIRDAVPETSAAEFLAPAAV, encoded by the coding sequence ATGACCGCACCGAAGCGCGCCGTGCAGTACGGGGCCCCGGGTTCTTCCCCTGGCACCGTGAATACGCTGGTCCGTGGCTTACCGCTGAGTGACGGCGCCGCCGTCGAAGTGATCGAGGACGCCGCCAGCCTGGCCGGACGGCTCCTTGGACTCGGCGTCCGGATGACGGTGCGCACGGTCCTGCAGCTCGGCAGTCATGCCCCCACGCTTCCGTACCCCTTCGGATTGATCGAAGAGCTCGGCCGCGTCCTGGTACCGCCGCGCGGCACGGTCAAGGCGACAGTCACCCTGCCGAACACCAACGCGCGGCTGATCCGCGCCAAGGGCGTCGGGCCGGCAGACGGCATAGGGCGCGTGGTGTTGTACCTGCATGGCGGAGCCTTCCTCGTCGGTGGCCCAAACACGCACAGCGCCATGGTGTCCACCATCTCTGAGTATGCCGATGCGCCCTGTCTGGTGGTCAACTACCGGATGCCGCCCAAGGCCTCGCTGGATCAGGCTGTCGACGACTGCCTCGACGGGTACCGCTGGCTGCGTGCGCAGGGATACGCGGCCGATCAGATTGTGTTGGCTGGCGATTCGGCAGGAGGCTTCCTGTCGGTAGCGGTGGCCGAACGTCTCCTCGCCGAGGACGGTGAGGCTCCGGCCGCACTCGCGCTCATCTCACCGCTGATCGAGCTGGACCCCGCGCCCAAGGTCGCACATCCCAACGCCAAGACCGATGTCATGTTGCCGCCCAACTGTTTCGCGGCACTCGAGCAGATTCTCACCAAGGCGGGCGGTGGCATACCGCCGCGCGAGATCATCGACAAGGTCGACAGCCGGATGCCGCAGACGCTGGTGCACTGCTCCGGGTCCGAGGTGCTGCTGTATGACGCGCGCCTGCTGGGACAGCGCCTGGCCGAGCAGGGTGTGCCGGTGGAGATCAAGATCTGGCCCGGTCAGATGCATGTCTTCCAGGTGGCCACCAAGGTCGTGCCCGAGGCGAAGAGGTCGCTGGCGCAAATCGGGCAGTACATCCGCGACGCGGTGCCCGAGACTTCCGCGGCGGAGTTCCTCGCGCCGGCCGCGGTCTGA